Proteins encoded in a region of the Roseovarius pelagicus genome:
- a CDS encoding ABC transporter substrate-binding protein, with translation MIPKDKHRRILLVAIASSVLGAAGLTMTTGYAAAQEGCVEISGTDPIKETQTMDPAFLWGDDDAMHIWSVYEPLIHLDETFQPMPRLAESWEANADATQWTFHLRKGVKFHDGSAFAAKDAVYSINRLTDPNVASPAAPAMSFMEGAVVEAVDDHTLSITTQSPVVELPVLLSSKFALMVKDGTPSTELAQTANGTGAFMAPDYVRAADVRKLVANPDYWDPELPKSDCLLITVKTDPLAMTAGLLSNEVDYAPVIDGSTARSLQKADNVELLASKQGSFLTFAMWTQTPPFDDVRVRQALKLVIDRQVMVNAALLGFGVATNDHNIPPFFPTAAHSTVPEQDIERARELLKEAGYEDDLEIDLFSSEIQPGLTKMSTLFAQMASQAGVKVNVVTMPSSSFWDEVWNKRPFYTSSWGLRSTADGLSVAHRSDAGWNETQWQREDYDALLDKAAQTVDPKERTELYRQAQIMLEEEGGTINPVMATAVAAVSKDCGGVRLYATQTPDFRYLYCDR, from the coding sequence ATGATACCGAAAGACAAACATCGACGTATCTTGCTGGTGGCCATCGCGTCCAGTGTTCTAGGTGCGGCCGGTCTGACAATGACCACCGGATATGCTGCGGCGCAGGAAGGCTGCGTAGAGATCTCCGGTACCGACCCCATCAAGGAAACTCAGACCATGGACCCCGCGTTCCTGTGGGGCGATGACGATGCCATGCACATTTGGTCTGTCTATGAGCCCCTGATCCACCTCGACGAAACGTTTCAGCCGATGCCGCGTCTGGCAGAGTCGTGGGAAGCCAATGCGGACGCAACGCAATGGACGTTCCATTTGCGCAAAGGCGTCAAGTTCCATGATGGTTCAGCGTTTGCGGCCAAGGATGCCGTCTACAGCATCAACCGCCTGACCGATCCCAATGTCGCGTCCCCAGCCGCGCCGGCCATGAGCTTTATGGAAGGGGCCGTTGTCGAAGCAGTCGACGACCACACGCTCAGCATTACAACGCAAAGCCCAGTTGTCGAACTGCCCGTTTTGCTGTCCTCGAAATTCGCGCTCATGGTCAAGGACGGTACGCCATCGACGGAATTGGCGCAGACTGCCAACGGAACCGGCGCGTTCATGGCACCGGATTATGTCCGCGCGGCGGATGTTCGCAAGCTGGTGGCCAACCCTGATTACTGGGACCCTGAGCTGCCGAAGAGCGATTGTCTGTTGATTACGGTCAAGACTGATCCCTTGGCAATGACGGCCGGGTTGCTCTCGAATGAAGTCGATTATGCTCCAGTGATTGATGGCTCGACCGCAAGATCACTGCAAAAGGCTGACAATGTTGAATTGCTGGCGTCCAAGCAGGGTTCGTTTCTGACTTTCGCCATGTGGACACAAACGCCGCCATTCGACGATGTGAGGGTACGCCAGGCGCTGAAGCTGGTGATCGACCGGCAGGTCATGGTGAACGCAGCATTGCTGGGCTTCGGGGTTGCGACGAACGATCACAACATTCCGCCCTTCTTCCCCACGGCGGCGCATAGCACGGTGCCTGAGCAAGATATTGAGCGTGCCCGTGAATTGCTGAAAGAAGCGGGCTACGAGGATGATCTGGAAATCGACCTGTTCTCGTCTGAGATCCAACCGGGCCTGACGAAGATGTCCACACTCTTTGCCCAGATGGCGAGCCAGGCGGGAGTAAAGGTGAACGTCGTCACCATGCCATCGTCGAGCTTCTGGGATGAAGTCTGGAACAAGCGGCCTTTCTACACCAGCAGCTGGGGGCTGCGTTCCACGGCTGATGGCCTCTCGGTGGCGCATCGTAGCGACGCGGGCTGGAACGAAACCCAGTGGCAGCGCGAAGATTATGACGCGCTTCTGGATAAGGCCGCACAGACGGTTGATCCCAAGGAACGCACCGAACTTTACCGCCAAGCCCAGATCATGCTGGAAGAAGAGGGTGGTACGATCAACCCCGTCATGGCCACGGCCGTCGCGGCTGTAAGCAAGGATTGCGGCGGGGTGCGTCTTTACGCTACCCAGACACCGGATTTCCGTTACCTGTACTGCGACCGGTGA